In a single window of the Candidatus Omnitrophota bacterium genome:
- a CDS encoding ROK family transcriptional regulator, whose product MEIEHERLYTHHALSDNERKNLTILETIRKKGPLSISGISQLTGIDAASISESLKGYLKKGLISEREASSSGKNASPLIGLNAAGAYLIGVDAGAGYIRAVLTDLSLDVKEKAVSEKPSRPEEVAAGAADTVLGLIEKSGVKRSAIKAIGIGTCDPERTGICGVMEKRTGIGTYTGTDAACAASGEKRLNAEADVENLLYMHSDVGCGIVVSGDIYFGADGGAGGMRASGEERSGAAESLFFEESKYLRPWGGDLGIVRVARREVERGVGTKIVALARGNINSITKEVVIDAAHDKDDVALDIIKSAAMNLGIRIAYLVNLFNPEAVVIGGGIEKAGEIVLGPIRESVRKFAFSKQANTVKILPSVLGRDAVSIGAATLAAREIFLKA is encoded by the coding sequence ATGGAAATAGAGCACGAAAGGTTATATACCCACCACGCCCTATCCGATAACGAACGGAAAAATCTCACCATACTGGAAACTATAAGAAAGAAAGGCCCCCTCTCTATATCGGGCATATCTCAGCTCACAGGTATAGACGCGGCCTCGATCTCGGAATCTCTCAAAGGTTATCTGAAGAAAGGGTTGATATCCGAAAGGGAGGCCTCCTCCTCAGGTAAAAATGCTTCGCCGTTGATCGGATTGAACGCCGCGGGGGCTTATCTCATCGGCGTCGATGCCGGGGCCGGCTATATAAGGGCGGTGCTGACAGACCTCTCGCTGGATGTGAAGGAGAAGGCCGTATCCGAAAAGCCGTCCAGGCCTGAGGAAGTTGCAGCCGGAGCGGCCGATACCGTCCTGGGGCTCATAGAAAAGAGCGGCGTAAAAAGATCGGCGATAAAGGCCATAGGTATCGGCACGTGCGACCCGGAACGCACCGGGATATGCGGCGTTATGGAAAAGAGGACGGGGATAGGGACGTACACAGGGACAGACGCGGCATGCGCGGCATCTGGGGAGAAGCGCCTCAACGCTGAAGCGGATGTCGAGAACCTTCTCTACATGCATTCCGATGTCGGGTGCGGGATAGTGGTGAGCGGAGACATATATTTCGGGGCCGACGGCGGCGCGGGCGGGATGCGGGCATCGGGCGAAGAGAGATCGGGTGCGGCGGAGAGCCTCTTTTTCGAAGAGTCGAAATACCTCAGGCCCTGGGGCGGGGACCTGGGAATAGTCAGGGTGGCGCGAAGAGAGGTCGAACGGGGCGTCGGCACAAAGATAGTGGCTCTCGCGAGAGGGAATATAAACAGCATAACCAAAGAGGTGGTCATCGACGCCGCGCATGACAAAGACGATGTGGCCCTCGATATCATAAAGAGCGCCGCCATGAACCTCGGCATACGCATAGCTTATCTGGTGAATCTCTTTAACCCCGAGGCTGTTGTCATAGGGGGCGGGATAGAGAAGGCCGGAGAGATAGTGCTAGGCCCCATAAGAGAGAGCGTCAGGAAGTTCGCCTTTTCGAAACAGGCGAATACCGTTAAGATACTGCCGAGCGTACTCGGCAGGGATGCCGTTAGCATCGGTGCTGCGACGCTTGCGGCCAGGGAGATATTCTTAAAAGCATAA